One genomic window of Devosia salina includes the following:
- the ettA gene encoding energy-dependent translational throttle protein EttA, which translates to MARQFIYHMHGMSKAYAGGKKVLDNIHLSFYPDAKIGILGPNGSGKSTLLKIMAGIDTEFTGEAWAAEGAKVGYLAQEPQLDPALNVLGNVMTGVKEKKDIVDRYNELMMNYSDETADEATALQDIIDAQNLWDLESQVEVAMEALGCPPGDADVSNLSGGEKRRVALCALLLSKPDLLLLDEPTNHLDAETTAWLERHLREFEGAVLIITHDRYFLDNVTGWILELDRGRGVPYEGNYSAYLDAKAKRFAQEKSEDAARAKVLEREKEWMGQSPQARQAKSKARIKAYDELVKLNEARTQSHTAQIIIPPGERLGQNVITVENLSKSFGDRLLIDDLSFKLPPGGIVGIIGPNGAGKTTLFKMLTGQEKPDSGSITVAENVHLGYVDQSRDALNPNKTVWEEISEGDDVLMLGKREMNSRAYTSAFNFKGGDQQQKVGNLSGGQRNRVHLAKMLKSGANVLLLDEPTNDLDTETLAALEEALEEFAGCAVIISHDRMFLDRLATHMLAFEGDSHVEWFEGNFQDYEADKVRRLGADAVNPKRATYKPLTR; encoded by the coding sequence ATGGCGCGCCAGTTCATCTATCACATGCACGGAATGAGTAAGGCCTATGCCGGGGGCAAGAAGGTGCTGGATAACATCCACCTTTCCTTCTACCCCGACGCCAAGATCGGCATCCTCGGCCCCAATGGCTCGGGCAAGTCGACGCTGCTCAAGATCATGGCCGGCATCGACACCGAATTCACCGGCGAGGCCTGGGCCGCCGAAGGCGCCAAGGTCGGCTATCTGGCGCAGGAACCGCAGCTTGATCCGGCGCTCAACGTGCTGGGCAATGTGATGACCGGCGTCAAGGAAAAGAAGGACATCGTCGACCGCTACAACGAGTTGATGATGAACTATTCCGACGAGACCGCCGACGAGGCGACCGCGCTCCAGGACATCATCGACGCGCAGAACCTGTGGGACCTCGAATCCCAGGTGGAAGTGGCCATGGAAGCGCTGGGCTGCCCGCCGGGCGATGCCGATGTCAGCAATCTTTCGGGTGGTGAAAAGCGCCGCGTGGCCCTCTGCGCGCTGCTGCTGAGCAAGCCGGACCTCTTGCTGCTCGACGAACCGACCAACCATCTCGATGCCGAGACCACGGCCTGGCTCGAACGCCACCTGCGCGAATTCGAAGGCGCGGTGCTGATTATCACCCACGACCGCTACTTCCTCGACAATGTCACGGGCTGGATTCTCGAGCTCGATCGCGGCCGCGGCGTGCCCTATGAGGGCAATTACTCGGCCTATCTCGACGCCAAGGCCAAGCGCTTCGCCCAGGAAAAGAGCGAAGACGCGGCCCGCGCCAAGGTGCTGGAGCGTGAAAAGGAATGGATGGGCCAGTCCCCGCAGGCGCGGCAGGCCAAGTCCAAGGCGCGCATCAAGGCCTATGACGAGCTGGTCAAGCTCAACGAGGCCCGCACCCAGTCGCACACGGCCCAGATCATCATTCCGCCCGGCGAACGCCTGGGCCAGAATGTCATCACGGTGGAAAACCTCTCCAAGTCTTTCGGCGATCGTTTGCTCATCGACGATCTCAGCTTCAAGCTGCCGCCGGGTGGCATTGTCGGCATCATCGGGCCGAACGGGGCCGGTAAGACCACGCTCTTCAAGATGCTGACCGGCCAGGAAAAGCCCGATAGCGGCTCCATCACCGTGGCCGAGAACGTGCATCTGGGCTATGTCGACCAGAGCCGCGACGCGCTCAATCCCAACAAGACCGTCTGGGAGGAAATCTCGGAGGGCGACGACGTGCTGATGCTGGGCAAGCGCGAAATGAATTCGCGCGCCTATACCTCGGCCTTCAACTTCAAGGGCGGCGACCAGCAGCAGAAGGTGGGCAATCTCTCGGGCGGCCAGCGCAACCGCGTGCACCTGGCCAAGATGCTCAAGTCCGGCGCCAACGTCCTGCTCCTCGACGAACCGACCAACGACCTCGACACCGAAACCCTGGCCGCGCTCGAAGAGGCGCTGGAGGAATTCGCCGGCTGCGCCGTGATCATCAGCCACGACCGCATGTTCCTCGACCGCCTGGCCACCCACATGCTTGCCTTCGAGGGCGACAGCCATGTCGAATGGTTCGAAGGCAATTTCCAGGACTACGAGGCCGACAAGGTCCGGCGCCTCGGCGCCGACGCGGTCAACCCCAAGCGGGCAACGTATAAGCCGCTAACGAGGTAG
- a CDS encoding alpha-amylase family protein: MANLWYKNAIVYCVDVKSFMDANGDGTGDFIGLADRLDHLERLGVTCIWLNPFYPSPRQDNGYDISDYYGVDPQLGTLGDFVEFIEAAKDRGMRVIVDLVVNHTSDQHHWFQSSRADPASPYRDWYVWRDEKPDNITDGIVFPGVQKATWSYDHTAKAWYMHRFYKFQPDLNTTNPAVRQEILKIMGFWLALGVSGFRVDAVPFLIEPRGVLTDKPMVDPHAMLTEIHDFLSWRKAEAILLAEANIRYEEAPAYFSAGDRMTMVFDFVGNQQLFLSLARKTAAPLRRSLAARPEPGGMGQWAVFLRNHDELNLGNLTEQERDECFAQFGPKPDMQVYDRGLRRRLAAMFDGDQTRLKMAFSLLLALPGTPVIWYGDEIGMGEDLSLPEREAVRTPMQWSPQANGGFSSAPRSKLVRPVIDKGKFGYQHVNAAIETQHRNSFFHAIADMVSARRSSPEIGWGGIDIIDVGDDEVLVLSSQWRGNRVITAHNFSDQPKIFHLSDESIGALMPMLTESPSGPLAGDDEISLSPYGYCWLRCNGERR; the protein is encoded by the coding sequence ATGGCCAATCTCTGGTACAAGAACGCCATCGTCTATTGCGTCGATGTCAAAAGCTTCATGGACGCCAATGGCGACGGCACGGGCGACTTTATCGGGCTGGCCGATCGGCTCGACCATCTCGAAAGGCTGGGCGTCACCTGCATCTGGCTCAACCCGTTCTATCCTTCGCCGCGCCAGGACAATGGCTACGACATATCCGACTATTACGGGGTCGATCCGCAACTGGGCACGCTGGGCGATTTCGTCGAGTTCATCGAGGCGGCGAAGGACCGCGGCATGCGGGTGATCGTCGACCTCGTGGTCAATCACACCTCCGACCAGCACCACTGGTTCCAGTCGTCCCGCGCCGACCCCGCCTCCCCCTATCGCGACTGGTATGTCTGGCGGGACGAAAAGCCGGACAACATCACCGACGGCATCGTGTTTCCCGGGGTTCAGAAGGCCACCTGGAGCTATGACCATACGGCCAAGGCCTGGTACATGCACCGGTTCTACAAGTTCCAGCCCGATCTCAACACCACCAACCCGGCGGTCCGCCAGGAGATCCTCAAGATCATGGGGTTCTGGCTGGCGCTGGGCGTATCCGGTTTCCGGGTCGATGCCGTGCCGTTCCTCATCGAGCCCCGCGGTGTGCTGACCGACAAGCCCATGGTCGATCCCCATGCCATGCTCACCGAAATCCACGACTTCCTGTCCTGGCGCAAGGCTGAGGCGATCCTGCTCGCAGAGGCCAATATCCGCTACGAGGAGGCACCGGCCTACTTTTCCGCCGGGGATCGCATGACCATGGTTTTCGACTTTGTCGGCAACCAGCAATTGTTCCTGTCGCTGGCTCGCAAGACCGCCGCGCCGCTGCGCCGCTCGCTGGCCGCCCGGCCCGAACCGGGCGGCATGGGCCAGTGGGCGGTGTTCCTGCGCAATCACGACGAACTCAACCTGGGCAACCTGACCGAACAGGAGCGCGACGAGTGCTTTGCCCAGTTCGGCCCCAAGCCCGACATGCAGGTTTACGACCGTGGCCTGCGCCGCCGCCTCGCGGCCATGTTCGATGGCGACCAGACGCGCCTCAAGATGGCGTTCTCACTGCTGCTCGCTTTGCCCGGCACGCCGGTCATCTGGTATGGCGACGAGATCGGCATGGGCGAGGACCTGTCCCTGCCCGAGCGCGAGGCCGTGCGCACCCCGATGCAGTGGTCACCCCAGGCCAATGGAGGCTTTTCCAGCGCGCCACGCAGCAAGCTGGTTCGGCCGGTGATCGACAAGGGCAAGTTCGGCTACCAGCATGTGAACGCGGCCATTGAGACGCAGCACCGCAACTCGTTCTTCCACGCCATTGCCGACATGGTCTCGGCCCGGCGATCCTCTCCCGAAATCGGCTGGGGTGGCATCGACATCATCGATGTGGGTGACGACGAGGTACTGGTTCTGTCGAGCCAGTGGCGCGGCAATCGCGTCATCACGGCGCACAACTTTTCAGACCAGCCCAAGATTTTTCATCTGTCGGATGAGAGCATCGGCGCGCTGATGCCCATGCTCACCGAATCCCCTTCGGGGCCATTGGCCGGAGACGACGAAATCTCGCTGTCGCCCTATGGCTATTGCTGGCTTCGCTGCAATGGCGAGCGGCGGTAG
- a CDS encoding DUF2461 domain-containing protein produces MTAFEHFPEATRQFLAGISAINEKAWFEENRALYEAGYVEAGKAFVAAIAPRLTAISPGVHAEPRINGSIMRVNRDVRFSKDKRPYKTHLDFWFWHGEKKGWSSPGFYLRVTPDVVFIGTGMHGFDKETLDSFRHSVVLPRSGKALVEAVARVRAAGPYAIGEQTRQRPPQGFETEPERAHFLLFEGLTATIELPAETAFSPGFVDLAADHFAASWPVGQWLLQELSLG; encoded by the coding sequence ATGACTGCCTTCGAGCATTTTCCCGAGGCGACGCGGCAGTTTCTCGCTGGCATTTCGGCGATCAACGAGAAGGCGTGGTTCGAGGAGAACCGCGCCCTCTACGAGGCCGGCTATGTGGAGGCCGGCAAGGCTTTTGTGGCCGCCATCGCCCCGCGCCTCACCGCGATTTCGCCCGGCGTTCACGCCGAGCCGCGCATCAATGGTTCGATCATGCGCGTCAACCGCGATGTGCGCTTTTCCAAGGACAAGCGCCCCTACAAGACCCATCTCGATTTCTGGTTCTGGCATGGCGAGAAGAAGGGCTGGTCCAGTCCCGGATTCTATCTGCGCGTCACACCGGACGTCGTGTTCATCGGCACGGGCATGCATGGCTTTGACAAGGAGACGCTCGACAGCTTCCGCCATTCGGTGGTGTTGCCGCGTTCCGGCAAGGCGCTCGTCGAGGCCGTCGCGCGGGTGAGGGCGGCGGGTCCATACGCGATCGGTGAGCAGACCCGCCAGCGCCCGCCACAGGGCTTCGAAACCGAGCCCGAACGGGCGCATTTCCTGCTGTTCGAAGGCCTGACCGCGACCATTGAGCTGCCGGCAGAAACGGCATTTTCGCCTGGCTTCGTCGATCTGGCCGCCGATCACTTCGCCGCATCCTGGCCCGTGGGGCAGTGGCTATTGCAGGAGTTGTCCCTGGGCTGA
- a CDS encoding FdhF/YdeP family oxidoreductase, whose product MSDTSHIVGGGPKKVLYTLATIGQMGVGKAAKALTAKNTCKACAYGMGGQKGGMTNELGEFPSVCNKSVQAQSTDIQPAIPGAIFDHTIDDLAELTGREMEKLGRLGTPLFRRAGSNRFEPLDWDSALDHAAHRLAETEPARSFFYSSGRSSNEAGFLFQLLARAYGTNNVNNCSYYCHQATSEGLATTIGKGTATIELEDLTGADLIFVIGANPSSNHPRFIHMLKACRERGGQVIIINPAKEPGLVKFAVPKSPVSMLKGGSEIASDYLQPRIGSDIALFKGLAKAVLAQGTADREFIATHGAGFAAFEADLKALSWEEITEACGLSRTDIERVAAAYGRSNNAVFAWGMGMTHHVHGVANVEAIANLALLRGMIGKRFAGLLPLRGHSNVQGIGTIGVKPVLARDVLEKMEQAFGVTFPEEKGLDTMACMQRAAAGAIDAAVIMGGNLWAATPDTAFSTRAMASIGFKLYLTTTLNQGHVHGLGEGEVMILPVTARDEEWEPTTQESMFNFVRLSDGGINRIDSVRPESWILGQLGRRMLPNSPIDFAAFSGHARLRDAIAAIVPGMEELADIDVAKREFHIRNRVLHAPSFGTPDGKAHFVVTPVPRAEPGRLMLASVRSEGQFNSIIYEETDSYRGKAGRLAVFLNAEDMAERGLVEGQGVTVTSDVGQMQGLATRFDLPRGSALAYYPEANVLVGTAVDPRSKTPAFKSVPVEVVAR is encoded by the coding sequence GTGAGTGACACCAGCCATATCGTGGGCGGCGGCCCCAAAAAGGTGCTCTATACCCTTGCCACCATTGGCCAGATGGGTGTGGGCAAGGCGGCCAAGGCCCTGACCGCCAAAAACACCTGCAAAGCCTGTGCCTATGGCATGGGCGGGCAGAAGGGCGGCATGACCAATGAGCTGGGGGAGTTCCCCTCGGTCTGCAACAAGTCGGTGCAGGCGCAGTCCACCGATATCCAGCCCGCCATTCCAGGCGCCATCTTCGACCACACCATCGATGACCTGGCGGAGCTGACCGGCCGGGAAATGGAAAAGCTCGGTCGGCTGGGCACGCCCCTGTTCCGCCGCGCCGGCTCGAACCGGTTCGAGCCGCTGGACTGGGACAGCGCGCTCGATCATGCGGCGCATAGGCTGGCAGAGACCGAGCCGGCGCGGAGCTTCTTCTACTCGTCCGGGCGGTCGTCCAACGAGGCGGGGTTCCTGTTCCAGTTGCTGGCGCGCGCCTATGGCACCAACAATGTCAACAATTGCTCCTACTACTGCCACCAGGCGACCAGCGAGGGACTGGCGACCACGATCGGCAAGGGCACGGCGACGATCGAGCTGGAGGATTTGACCGGGGCGGACCTGATCTTCGTCATTGGCGCCAATCCCTCGTCCAATCATCCCCGCTTCATCCATATGCTCAAGGCGTGCCGCGAGCGGGGCGGGCAGGTGATTATCATCAACCCGGCGAAGGAGCCGGGCCTGGTCAAGTTCGCGGTGCCGAAGTCGCCGGTCTCCATGCTCAAGGGCGGCAGCGAGATCGCCTCGGATTATCTGCAGCCGCGCATCGGCTCGGACATTGCGCTGTTCAAGGGGTTGGCAAAGGCCGTACTGGCGCAGGGCACCGCGGATCGCGAGTTCATCGCTACCCATGGCGCCGGCTTTGCGGCCTTCGAGGCCGATCTCAAGGCCCTGAGCTGGGAGGAGATCACTGAGGCCTGCGGATTGTCCCGCACTGATATCGAACGCGTCGCCGCTGCCTATGGCCGGTCGAATAACGCCGTTTTCGCCTGGGGCATGGGCATGACGCACCATGTCCATGGCGTGGCCAATGTCGAGGCCATTGCCAATCTGGCCCTCCTGCGCGGCATGATCGGCAAGCGTTTTGCTGGCCTGCTGCCGCTGCGCGGGCACTCCAATGTGCAGGGCATCGGCACCATCGGGGTCAAGCCCGTCCTGGCCCGCGATGTGCTCGAGAAAATGGAGCAGGCCTTCGGTGTGACCTTCCCCGAGGAAAAGGGTCTCGACACCATGGCCTGCATGCAGCGCGCCGCAGCCGGGGCGATCGACGCGGCCGTGATCATGGGCGGCAATCTGTGGGCGGCGACACCCGATACCGCCTTCTCCACCCGCGCCATGGCCAGCATCGGCTTCAAGCTTTATCTCACCACCACGCTCAACCAGGGCCATGTGCATGGGCTGGGGGAGGGCGAGGTGATGATCCTGCCGGTGACCGCGCGCGACGAGGAATGGGAGCCCACCACGCAGGAATCCATGTTCAACTTCGTGCGTCTCTCCGATGGTGGGATCAACCGCATCGACAGCGTCCGGCCCGAAAGCTGGATCCTGGGGCAGTTGGGCCGGCGCATGCTGCCCAATTCGCCGATCGATTTCGCGGCCTTTTCGGGCCACGCCCGGTTGCGCGACGCGATCGCCGCCATCGTGCCCGGAATGGAAGAATTGGCCGATATCGACGTGGCGAAGCGCGAATTCCATATCCGCAACCGCGTTCTGCATGCGCCCAGTTTCGGTACGCCGGACGGCAAGGCGCATTTCGTGGTGACGCCTGTTCCCAGGGCAGAGCCTGGCCGGCTGATGCTGGCCTCGGTGCGCAGCGAGGGGCAGTTCAACTCCATCATCTATGAGGAGACCGACAGCTATCGCGGCAAGGCCGGGCGGCTCGCGGTGTTCCTAAATGCCGAGGACATGGCCGAGCGCGGTCTGGTCGAGGGGCAGGGGGTGACTGTCACCTCCGACGTGGGACAGATGCAGGGCCTGGCCACGCGCTTCGACCTGCCGCGTGGTTCGGCGCTGGCTTACTACCCGGAAGCCAATGTGCTGGTCGGCACCGCAGTTGATCCGCGCAGCAAGACCCCCGCGTTCAAGTCCGTGCCGGTGGAGGTCGTGGCCCGATGA
- a CDS encoding ABC transporter permease encodes MSAIETNSPVAAAPKPAIRINWVRLSPVLYTVGLFVLWELGARISGLPHTILPTPTRVFEAIIQYWSPIWKNSVQTLYTTVLGFIIAIVAGLGIGLFIGWSKTIYAGLYPIMVGFNAIPKVALVPILVIWFGIGTVPAVLTAFLISFFPIVVNVATGLATIEPETEDVLRALGARKLDIMLKVGIPRSMPYFFGSLKVAITLAFVGSVVSETVASNSGLGNMMASAQSNFNVPLVFAGLLMLAVEGIAMYALMAWVEKRMTGWAHRSIMAN; translated from the coding sequence ATGAGTGCCATCGAGACAAATTCGCCGGTTGCAGCCGCGCCGAAGCCGGCCATCAGGATCAACTGGGTGCGGCTTTCGCCCGTGCTCTACACGGTCGGACTGTTCGTCCTGTGGGAGCTGGGGGCGCGCATTTCGGGCCTGCCCCACACTATTCTGCCCACGCCGACCCGGGTCTTCGAGGCCATCATTCAGTACTGGTCACCGATCTGGAAGAATTCGGTCCAGACCCTCTATACGACCGTTCTCGGGTTCATCATTGCGATCGTGGCGGGGCTCGGTATCGGCCTCTTCATCGGCTGGTCGAAAACCATATATGCGGGGCTTTATCCGATCATGGTCGGCTTCAATGCCATTCCCAAGGTGGCGCTGGTGCCAATCCTCGTCATCTGGTTCGGCATCGGCACGGTGCCGGCCGTGCTGACGGCGTTCCTGATTTCGTTCTTCCCGATCGTCGTCAATGTGGCTACGGGGCTCGCCACCATCGAGCCGGAGACCGAGGACGTCCTGCGGGCGCTGGGGGCCAGGAAGCTCGATATTATGCTCAAGGTCGGTATCCCGCGCTCCATGCCCTATTTCTTCGGCTCGCTGAAGGTGGCGATCACCCTGGCTTTTGTCGGCTCGGTGGTGAGCGAGACCGTGGCCTCCAATTCGGGTCTGGGCAACATGATGGCCTCGGCGCAATCCAACTTTAACGTGCCACTGGTCTTTGCCGGCCTGCTCATGCTGGCGGTGGAAGGCATTGCCATGTATGCGCTGATGGCCTGGGTCGAAAAGCGCATGACCGGATGGGCGCATCGGAGCATCATGGCGAACTAG
- a CDS encoding ABC transporter ATP-binding protein, producing MASPLVSIENVDMRYGGPDGTLAVSGLNLRINRGEFVAVVGPSGCGKSTLMKLTTGLHIPQSGTVIVANSQVTKPVSIVGMAFQNPTMLPWRTTLENILLPLEIVEKHRRRLRSHKAEYVAKAENLLETVGLKGFGQKFPWQLSGGMQQRANLCRALIHEPELLMLDEPFGALDAFTREELWCVIRDLHASQDVTIVLVTHDLRESVFLADKVVVMSARPGRVISEHVVPFARPRQLDLLYEPDFNDMVQKLHGEIATARAAA from the coding sequence ATGGCGTCTCCACTGGTTTCCATCGAGAATGTCGACATGCGCTATGGCGGGCCCGATGGCACGCTGGCGGTCAGTGGCCTCAATCTCAGGATCAACCGCGGCGAGTTCGTTGCCGTGGTGGGCCCGTCTGGCTGCGGCAAGTCCACGCTCATGAAACTGACGACCGGCCTGCATATTCCGCAGTCGGGAACAGTCATTGTCGCCAACAGCCAGGTGACCAAGCCTGTCTCGATCGTCGGCATGGCTTTCCAGAACCCGACAATGCTGCCCTGGCGGACGACGCTGGAAAACATCCTGCTGCCACTCGAGATCGTCGAGAAGCACCGCCGTCGCCTGCGCAGCCACAAGGCAGAATATGTAGCCAAGGCCGAAAACCTGCTCGAAACCGTCGGGCTCAAGGGTTTTGGACAGAAGTTTCCCTGGCAGCTCTCGGGCGGCATGCAGCAGCGCGCCAATCTATGCCGGGCGCTCATTCACGAGCCCGAATTGCTGATGCTGGACGAACCCTTCGGAGCGCTCGACGCCTTTACCCGTGAAGAGCTCTGGTGCGTTATCCGCGACCTCCACGCAAGTCAGGACGTCACCATCGTGCTGGTGACGCATGATCTGCGCGAGAGCGTGTTCCTGGCTGACAAGGTGGTGGTGATGAGTGCGCGACCGGGCCGGGTCATTTCCGAGCATGTTGTGCCCTTTGCGCGGCCACGCCAGCTCGACCTGCTGTACGAGCCCGACTTCAACGACATGGTGCAGAAGCTGCACGGTGAAATTGCCACCGCGAGGGCGGCCGCATGA
- a CDS encoding ABC transporter substrate-binding protein — protein sequence MLSRRHFSAALALAAGLAVSGVALPALAQTDIKLTLDWRFEGPAAGFLLAQDKGYFAEEGLNVTIDTGNGSVEAIPRVATGAYQFGFGDINSLIKFLDEDPSQPVKAIMMVYDKPVFSVIGRKSLGITEDPKSLEGKTLGAPPPDGAFAQWAAFKEVAGIDDSGITLESIGFPVREPMLASGDVDGVFGFAFSVILNLKANGVPDEDIVPILFADHGLNLYGNAVLVNEAFADENPEAVKGFLKALAKGFADAVADPAAGAAAVLARNETLNIDTETERLEMANEMNIKTPYVVENGFGGIDEARLAASIDTLKISMGLKGNVAAADVFDPQYLPPVEERMLP from the coding sequence ATGCTTTCTCGCCGCCACTTTTCCGCAGCATTGGCGCTGGCCGCCGGCCTTGCCGTATCCGGCGTGGCGCTGCCTGCACTTGCGCAGACCGATATCAAGCTGACGCTGGACTGGCGCTTCGAGGGGCCGGCAGCCGGGTTCCTTCTGGCGCAGGACAAGGGTTACTTCGCCGAGGAGGGTCTCAACGTCACCATCGATACCGGCAATGGCTCGGTCGAGGCCATTCCGCGCGTCGCCACCGGCGCCTATCAGTTCGGCTTTGGTGACATCAACTCGCTGATCAAGTTTCTCGATGAGGACCCATCACAGCCGGTCAAGGCCATCATGATGGTGTATGACAAGCCGGTGTTTTCCGTGATTGGCCGCAAGTCGCTCGGCATTACCGAAGACCCCAAGTCGCTCGAGGGCAAGACGCTCGGCGCGCCGCCGCCGGATGGCGCCTTTGCCCAATGGGCGGCCTTCAAGGAAGTTGCCGGCATTGATGATAGCGGCATTACGCTGGAATCGATCGGCTTCCCGGTGCGCGAGCCGATGCTGGCTTCCGGTGATGTCGATGGCGTGTTCGGCTTCGCCTTTTCGGTGATCCTCAACCTCAAGGCCAATGGCGTGCCTGATGAGGATATCGTGCCGATCCTGTTCGCCGATCATGGACTCAACCTTTACGGCAACGCCGTTCTGGTCAACGAGGCCTTCGCCGACGAGAATCCCGAGGCCGTGAAAGGCTTCCTCAAGGCGCTTGCCAAGGGTTTTGCCGATGCCGTGGCCGATCCGGCGGCTGGTGCGGCGGCCGTGCTGGCCCGCAATGAGACGCTCAATATCGACACCGAGACCGAGCGGCTCGAAATGGCCAATGAGATGAACATCAAGACCCCCTATGTGGTCGAAAATGGCTTTGGTGGCATCGACGAAGCACGCCTCGCTGCCTCAATCGATACCCTCAAGATATCGATGGGCCTAAAGGGCAATGTGGCCGCCGCCGATGTGTTCGATCCGCAGTATCTGCCGCCGGTCGAAGAGCGCATGCTTCCCTGA
- a CDS encoding Lrp/AsnC family transcriptional regulator, which yields MAQPDATDRKLLRELQRDSHRSVQVLGDSVGLSPSACHRRIKALEDAGYISGYRAELDAERLGFAMQFFIEVGLNSQSEAALDAFEAAVQDIPEVLECHLMAGHSDYILRVICRDHEDFEHLHRRLSARLPGVARIHSNMSIRRVKARTGLPI from the coding sequence ATGGCGCAACCCGATGCCACCGACCGCAAGCTGCTGCGTGAATTGCAGCGCGATTCCCATCGCAGTGTGCAGGTTCTTGGCGATAGCGTGGGGCTGTCGCCTTCTGCCTGCCACAGGCGCATCAAGGCGTTGGAGGATGCCGGCTATATCAGCGGCTATCGCGCCGAGCTGGATGCGGAAAGACTGGGCTTTGCGATGCAGTTCTTCATCGAGGTCGGGCTCAACAGCCAGAGCGAGGCCGCGCTCGATGCCTTTGAGGCGGCCGTGCAGGATATTCCGGAAGTGCTGGAGTGCCACCTGATGGCGGGCCACTCGGATTATATCCTGCGCGTCATCTGCCGTGATCACGAGGATTTCGAGCATTTGCACCGGCGGCTCAGCGCGCGCCTGCCCGGGGTCGCCCGCATCCATTCGAATATGAGCATTCGTCGCGTGAAGGCCCGGACCGGCCTGCCAATCTGA
- a CDS encoding DNA-binding response regulator: MSRIEKEQDIVLLVDDSPESLGFLTSALEQAGVTVLVARSGEAALNIVGRVTPDVVLMDAVMPGLDGFETCRRMKALTPLTHVPIIFMTGLTETEHIVHALESGGVDYLSKPINVDELRARIRVHLANARRAQSARIALDAAGRHLVAFGAGGEVLWSTPQASRLLERSGGDAALQPEMSRRFLAWHQQEGAALVPGGGFDLDVSAGSGLQFSYLGAVGGNEYLFRIARAQEEGQEEMLRQHFGLTARESDVLLWIARGKSNKDIGDILGLSPRTVNKHLEQVYAKLGVENRASAAIKAIQALQAPFEL; this comes from the coding sequence ATGAGCCGGATTGAGAAGGAACAGGATATCGTTCTTCTGGTCGACGACTCGCCAGAGTCGCTGGGCTTTCTCACCTCTGCGCTGGAGCAGGCGGGGGTCACCGTGCTGGTGGCACGCAGCGGCGAGGCCGCCCTCAATATTGTGGGGCGGGTGACGCCCGACGTGGTGCTTATGGACGCTGTCATGCCGGGGCTCGATGGCTTCGAGACCTGCCGACGCATGAAGGCGCTGACCCCACTCACCCATGTGCCCATCATTTTCATGACGGGGCTCACCGAGACCGAACACATCGTGCATGCGCTGGAGAGCGGGGGCGTGGACTATCTGTCCAAGCCTATCAATGTCGACGAACTGCGGGCGCGTATCCGGGTGCATCTGGCCAATGCCCGCCGGGCCCAGAGCGCCCGCATCGCCCTGGACGCGGCCGGCAGGCACCTCGTGGCCTTCGGTGCGGGCGGAGAGGTCTTGTGGTCGACCCCTCAGGCAAGCCGGCTGCTGGAGCGCTCCGGCGGTGATGCGGCGCTGCAGCCGGAGATGTCCCGCCGGTTCCTGGCCTGGCACCAGCAAGAGGGAGCCGCGCTGGTCCCCGGCGGTGGCTTCGATCTCGATGTTTCGGCGGGGTCCGGCCTGCAATTCTCCTATCTCGGGGCCGTGGGCGGAAATGAATACCTGTTCCGGATCGCGCGCGCTCAGGAGGAAGGCCAGGAGGAAATGCTGCGCCAGCATTTTGGCCTGACTGCGCGTGAGAGCGATGTGCTGCTCTGGATCGCGCGCGGCAAGTCCAACAAGGATATCGGCGATATTCTCGGGCTCAGCCCGCGGACGGTGAACAAGCATCTCGAACAGGTCTATGCCAAGCTCGGCGTCGAGAACCGGGCTTCGGCCGCCATCAAGGCGATCCAGGCGCTGCAGGCGCCGTTCGAGCTCTGA